One window of Streptococcus troglodytae genomic DNA carries:
- the dhaM gene encoding dihydroxyacetone kinase phosphoryl donor subunit DhaM — translation MSEIGIVIVSHSKNIAQGVVDLIKEVARDVAITYVGGNEDGDIGTSFDQVQRVIEDNPKKTLLAFFDLGSAKMNLEMAADFSDKNIIVNTVPIVEGAYTAAALMQAGTDLSTIKKQLKELAIRK, via the coding sequence ATGTCAGAAATCGGCATCGTTATCGTATCACATTCAAAAAATATCGCACAAGGTGTCGTCGATTTAATCAAAGAAGTTGCTAGAGATGTTGCTATTACTTATGTTGGTGGCAACGAAGATGGTGATATCGGCACAAGCTTTGACCAAGTACAAAGAGTTATTGAAGACAATCCTAAGAAAACTCTTTTAGCTTTCTTTGATTTAGGTTCTGCTAAGATGAATCTAGAAATGGCTGCTGATTTCTCAGATAAAAATATCATCGTCAATACCGTTCCTATTGTCGAAGGAGCATACACAGCAGCCGCCCTTATGCAAGCAGGAACAGACTTGTCAACAATCAAAAAACAATTAAAAGAGTTAGCTATAAGAAAATGA